The Tamandua tetradactyla isolate mTamTet1 chromosome 23, mTamTet1.pri, whole genome shotgun sequence genomic interval tgtgccATCCAGAATTTTGTCCCATTGAGTGGGCTGCCTTTTTGCccttttgacaaaattctttgatgtgcaGAATTGCTCAACTTTGAAGAAGTCCCATTTCTCTGTTTCCCTTTGTTCTTTGAGTTTTgaatgtaaggtctaagaaattaCCACCTGTCATTGCACCTTAAGgacatctccctacattttcttctaggagttttatgttactgcctcttatttttaggtctttcatccattttgagttaatttttgtacaggaaGTGAAATAGGTGTCctcatttattcttttggatatggacaGCTTGTTATCCcagattgttttttttctatttttactggTGATGAAGTTTGAGAAACCACAACTCTAtaatttattacacttctttgaGGCATAGATCAGTATCACCACACACTTCTGTCTCTCTGTGCTTCTCTCAATGACTCATGTGCTTCACTCCCAAATTCTCCACCTGAAAACTGAAACCTTGTTCCTATATCCTGACTTTTAGATCTGCCAATCCTTGAGTGTCTGAGCCAGGTAGAGGCTTAAGTATCTGAATGATGACCTCTTGCTGGACCCTTCCATCTTTTTCATATTCTTCTGTTTGAATACCACAGCCATGTCTCGTACTATCTATGTCTTGGGGCTTAAATGTCATGATTCCATTGACAGTCAGCAAAATGTCTCCCACTATTCTTCAACCCTTGTACCTGGTGTTAAAAGTACAGCCactctctgaaatattttaaatgtaagctGAAAATACATCATGGGTATGAAGATGGAAGCCATTTAAACCAATCTGAAATATTGACACTTACTGATCTACAACTTTATTAATCTCACCCTATTTTGTATACTGACATCCAACTTCAGAATGCTTGGCAATAAGTTTAGGACATACATTTTTTGAGATTGTATTacttatattaatatcaaatgcTAAGGGTGATAGGAGTGACACGTATTGATGAACATAGAAAATGTTGCAAGCAAACCAATCTCCAACCAAGGTAATCATTGTATCCTTGACTAGGGACAATGTCAAAGAACAAgatctgagattttttttcttaaaaatctttatGATCTCCATGCAGGTTTCTCTCCAAGCACTACCAATATGTTCTGGCTTTCATCTTTGCTATTGAGAATGTCAACAACAACCCCCATCTTTTACCCAACATGTCCCTTGGATTTGATCTTTACAATGCTTTTCCCAGTGACTCAAAGACATTGGAGAGTTGCCTGATATGGCTGTCTGGCATTGAGAAGGCCGTCCCTAATTATTCATGTGAAAGAGAAGGCAAGTCAGCAGCAGTTATTACAGGAATCACTTGGTCACTTCCTGCTCAAATGGGGACACTCCTGGAACTCTATAAATTTCCACAGGTGAGGATGGGTGTGGGATGAAAAGGAATGAATACTTGACTTCCCTAGAGTCATTCTCAGGGCtgaggaatgaaagagaaaattatgtTTATTTAACTGAGAGAGTACAACTGAAATATAgaagtgtgtctgtgtgtgtgtaacttttatttctcatGGACAAAAGAATAGGGAGACACCTTAGGAAGGAAGAACAAATATATGCAGAACTTCATGGGGGATAGTTTATAGAAGTTTGTGGAAATTGTGCATCTCAACAAAAGTACCAGAATGAAATAAACTTTCCCAGAGAACATTCAGAGATAAATGTTGCAGTGATACTGAAATGAGCAAATATTCTCTTCTATacttcattaaataaaaattaagggtGGTCAAATTTCCTATTTGGAACTCACTGCTACATTCTTTCTCAGATTACTGCCACTGAACTCAATATGATGAActctttcatcttttagcttacaTATGGCCCGTTTGAGCCTCTTCTACATGAAAATAACCACTTTCCATCAGTGTATCACATGGCTCCCACAGATGCTTCTCTGCCCATTGGCATGGTGTTGTTATTGCTGCATTTCCACTGGACATGGGTCGGGCTGGTTGCATCGGAAGATATGAAAGGTACTCAAATTGTGTCAGAATTGAGAGGAGAGATGGATAGAAATGGTGTCTGTGTGGCATTTGTGGAAATGATCGCTGTCACTAACAGATATGATTATCCAATGCACTTGAATTACATCCTCAGAATCCAAGATTCATCAGCAAGTGTTGTGATCATTTATGGTGACACAGATTCATTTCTAGGTCTGATCTTTGATAGATGGAATCGTGTTGTGACATGGAAAGTCTGGATCACCACATCACAGTGGAATTTTCCCAGCAGTGAGAAAATGACCATGTTTGACACATTCCATGGGACACTATCATTTTCTCACCACCATAGAGAGATCCCTGGCTTCAAACACTTTCTCCAAACAGTAAATCCTTCCAAATACCCAGAAGACTTTTATCTTGGTAAATTATGGTTTATACATTTTGGCTGTAAAGTTTCTGAATCTGACTGTGACAAGCTGGAGGACTGTATACCAAATGCCTCCTTGGAGTCTCTGCCTTTGCATGAGTTTGACACAACCATGTCTGAATGGAGTTACTATGTCTATAATGCTGTGTATGCTCTGGCCCAATCACTGCATGAAATGCTTCTTTTATCAGTGGACAGCCAATCTATgggaatagaaaataatttcaagtttCAACCATGGCAGGTAATAATTTACAACACTCTGGTTTCATGAACCCAATACATATGTATAGTCTCTTCacatgcatattcattatttaatttggAAGCTCACCAagtccccaagttgaattttatACTTTGCATTCCTTGTTAGAGACCAAGAAGTTCCTGTGATTTTTCACTATCTGAAAAGTGTCTTGAATCCCACCTGGTTTGAGTCAAACCGGTTATCTGTAGAAATGCTCACCAGGAAGATGGCACAGGGCATGCCAGAAATTGAATATAGTCAGCAATTAATCTAAAACAATGCATTGCATAACAAACACCCCTCAAACATTTATGGTGAAGCATAAATTCACCAACCTGAATTATATCTGGATATAACGTGTGCTGTCGTTAAGTGGAAACAGGGCTTGGACTAGGTCTTACAGTCTTCTCACTGTTAGTTGTTAtggtattttatttagaaaacataACATTTAACTCTGCAAGAATTTAGGCAACAGACATTGTTACATCCATTTTGGAGATGAAACTAAaactctaattgtttcaaatatgTGTGGCTGGATTGAATGTAAGCAAGATTTGTCTGAATTTTTATGTAGAAAAATACATTGATCTCCTGTCCTTAAGCCAAACTTCAAGGATATGTACTGATATGATATTAAGTTCAACATGTGCTTCATGTGCATAACTTTACTAATACTCCTAAGAGTTTGGAAGAATTTTTAATGAAGGATTAAAGAGATTAAAAGAGGTTTGCAACATCATATATCTAACAAGTTTCAATGATATGATCTAATTCAGGTGTCCCCAAACCCAAGCTCTCTTTATTCACATAACTATGCATCTTTTGTAGCTCCACTCCATTCTCAAAAATGTCCATTTTAACAACAGTGCTGGTGAGCAGATATCTTTGCATGACAAAAGAATCTCTGAGTCCACGTATGATATTCTCAACTATGTGAGTTTTCCTCATGGAATTGGATTACAGGTGAAAGTAGGACAGTTTGTTCCACAAGCTCCACGTGGTCACGGTTTCTCCATAAATGAAGAGGTGATAGAGTGGGCCATCAGTTTCAAAGAGGTAGGTGGGAGACAGTTTTAAGTCTGAATTTACGCAGTTCcacataaataattttaagagtTCTGCCATGAGATTCCACACCTCCTTAACTCCATAGAAGGTCACTTATATATATCTAATTTACCTAGAAACTTGAGTAATTTTCCTTACAAATTTTACAATAAGAAAATTTGTCatcaagcaagagaaaaacaaattggcTGTATTTAATGTTATAAAGTATGTGAGTTCTTCAAAACAAccaattaaatgcaattttaatgagTTTGGTTGATAGTCAACAGGATAACATTCTATTTGTATATGATTAATATTTGTCCTCTGATTTTCTACAGACGCCCCATTCTGTGTGCAGCAATAGTTGCAACCCTGGATTCTGGAAAACTCCTCGAGAGGGAGAGGCCGCCTGTTGCTTTGATTGCACCCCCTGCCCAGGAAATGAAATTTCTAATGAAACAGGTACAGGTCTACAGATAACTTCTCCACATCTTTCTCCCAGCTACTTACCTTCATCTGtccaagaaagcaaaaagtatCTGAAATAGAACCTTACATCAGAGTTACTCAATTATACAAGAATTTCATATTGACATCAACACTTTGACACTTTCAAATGACATTCTGCTTCCATCTGGTTCATTCCTCCTCATGTTTTAGACACACCTCAGGCATTTtttcaaggaaatattttttggTATCTGTTTACCTTCATCATGGAACACTGTTTTTTCATCCTCCCTCACTCATATCTAAGGCACTTTTTGTCACTTGCATTTCCCAAGTAATTTCAATCATTTGTGACcacagaaaatatttgggaaaagttCCTTATAATTAAATTATGAATGAATTCATATGTTAATAAATCCTATGAAATGATTTACTGAATAAGAAAATGTGGTACTACAACCTGTTTTATATACTCAGCAAAATGCTGAATGTAATTCCACTGGCTTCAATAACTTTTCTTACCCTCTTTCCAATTACAGAAAATTGGGAACAGTAAATTATAGTGAATTCCTTTCTAAGGCTTTGCAATAATCACCACAGTAAAAATACCACTGTATAGACCCTGTAGGAGGAAACATGAGTGTTTTTCAATTTGCTTATAGAATTCAGGAAATTCTTCCAGAGACTAAAGTATTTGACTTATATCTTGAAGGGTGAGCATGTCCCGTTAGTGAGGGGGAAAATTTCTTTGTAGAGATCATATAAATGgcatttcactttcttttgtaatattaaaagaactgaaagggaATTTTCATATAGCTTGATCACCAATGATCATGTAGGTGGTAGGAAGCCTTGttgtaaaaggacagaaaaacaataatgaaGCAATACCCAACTGTAGCAGACTGAATAGTGGCACACCAAAAACTTCACATCCAATATCTGGAACACAAAAATATTAACttataaggaaaaaatgactCTGTAGATGTGACTCAGGTAAGAATCTTGAAATGGGGAGAAGTTCCTGGATTCTCCATGTGAGCTATAAATCCACAGTGTCTAAAAGAGAGGCAAAGGGAAATGTGATGTACACAGAAGAGCAGGAGTCAATGTGAATCAGCCACAAGTGATGAACTGCTGGCAGCCATTAGAaggcagaataaagaaagaatggattctcccctagcACCTCCAAAGGGAGCACAATCCTGCCCAGACTTTGATATTAGTGATACTGGTTgtgaacttctggcctccagaactatgagaacataaatctttattgttttaagccaccaactttgtggtaatttgttatagcagtcatGGACCAACTTTTTATGGACCACAGATATCATATTAAATGATAAAACACAAATAGGATACACAAATAACATTTGGTAGCAAAACAGAAAGCTTTAGTactcctattattattatttaacgtTGTACCAAATTTCTGAACAGTTCGAAAATTCAAGGACTACGAAATTTAAACTGCCATGATTGTTTACCAAGAATATTCATAAATTGACAAAAACAGTAGTGAAAGCCCTAAGAAACCAGTACATTTTTGTGCACTAGATACTTAATTTCAACTGGAAGAACATTTAAGTttgaaaaaggaaagtaaaataatatacGAGTAATTGGATGGTGCTAAGAGTTGAATTGTGATGCCCCAAAGACATGGTCAAGTCTTAAATCCTGGTCAGGTGAATTTGACATTATTTGAAAAGGTACTCTGAAGATAGTATTTGTTAAGACATAATCAGACTGGATTAGGGTAAGTCTTTATTCCAATATGACTGAGGTTTTGATAGAAAGAAGGAATCTGTAcaccagagagagaagagagccatgtgatgagagagacagagactgaAGCCCAAGGATTGCAGCTATATCACCAGAGGCAGGAGAAAGGcagggaacagattcttccctacagggGCCAGAGGATGCAAGGCCCTTCCAACCCCTTGgttttgaacttctggcctccagtacTGTGAGATAAGAAAgttctgttttaagccacccagtttgaaGTATTTTCTTACTGCAGTCTAGGAATGAAGATGGGGGAAATACTGTTTCTGATACCTTCCAATACAAAGATTATTATAAAGACATTTCATTAAAGGTGGTTGTAATATTGTTCTGAAAGGCTAGTAAAAGATAATGATGTTCGTTCTACCACTGTCTTTCAACATTTGTTTGGAAGATGTGCTTAACATAGGAAGAGTTGAGaacaaaaatattcagtaaaggagataagaaaaattaatatttttgatagGCAGTATGATTGTATATCAAGAAATCAAAATATGAAGTTATTTGATTTActaatataatttaggaatgtggTGAGGGAGGTACCAAATACTTTCAGAACAATTAGCAGATATTATAAGCAATTAATAATCATTTATATAAGGGTAGAAAAAGACTACATTTAGTGCTGCAACAATAATTAATATATCTAATGGTTAATTCATAAGAAGTCTGCATGCCTGAttggaaaagaaatattgaatATTATAGAGATATTTGATCTTGGCTTGAGAATTGCTTGGAAGTGACCTAACttgaaatatatcaaatattgCTAAGTtatctgaaagaaaaatacttttgaaTGGTCATTATAATAAATGTTTAGTCAATGACTGGATTCTAAATTTACCTGAAAGATTAATCAGAAAATATATCCAACACACATGAAAATTGGGggcttgaaattaaaaatattaaaaaatatactttaaaaacattGACTATTTAAGAAGTGACATAATAACACAAAAGACACCCACAGAGCCATGAAATTTCACAGAGATCCTCAATTGTAATGCCAGGTTATAAATCAACAGGTAAGacaaggaataataataataaatgcttaGATAACACTTGATATGTGTCGGGTAGTATTTCCATTGCTTTGCATATGTTAACTCTTTCAACCCTCACAATTCCAGGATGGACACACTATTAACATTCACATCCTCTAGATAAGGAAATTAAGACAACTTCTTCAATATTACACCTATACTAAAAGTGTGAACTTCATCTACCACACATACTAGGTATTCATGCTATCAGGAAAACTTGATAGTTAATTGGCACAAAATTCATTTATATCCTCACCTCTTTTAGGCAAGTgttagaaagaaaacataaactaggtttcttgttttcatcttttttatgcTAGGAATTTACAAAATGGATTatgcttcctttttaaagaaaaattttggaaaatattgaatTACCATTAACTTTGAAAACACGAACACATTCAAAGGCAATTTACCCTAAAATGGAGAGCAATGCACCCAGGATAACTTTAAGCTGAACTTTTACCAGCCTAAGTGAATATTTTAACCTATCATGACTGACTTTATTTATATTGAGCACTGCATTTACAAATatgaatacatttgaaaattcaaGTTTCCATATCATAGCTAAGTACCAGgaaaatttctgctctaataacagaaacattttatttcatagcattttt includes:
- the LOC143666685 gene encoding vomeronasal type-2 receptor 116-like yields the protein MSLGFDLYNAFPSDSKTLESCLIWLSGIEKAVPNYSCEREGKSAAVITGITWSLPAQMGTLLELYKFPQLTYGPFEPLLHENNHFPSVYHMAPTDASLPIGMVLLLLHFHWTWVGLVASEDMKGTQIVSELRGEMDRNGVCVAFVEMIAVTNRYDYPMHLNYILRIQDSSASVVIIYGDTDSFLGLIFDRWNRVVTWKVWITTSQWNFPSSEKMTMFDTFHGTLSFSHHHREIPGFKHFLQTVNPSKYPEDFYLGKLWFIHFGCKVSESDCDKLEDCIPNASLESLPLHEFDTTMSEWSYYVYNAVYALAQSLHEMLLLSVDSQSMGIENNFKFQPWQLHSILKNVHFNNSAGEQISLHDKRISESTYDILNYVSFPHGIGLQVKVGQFVPQAPRGHGFSINEEVIEWAISFKETPHSVCSNSCNPGFWKTPREGEAACCFDCTPCPGNEISNETDMDHCFKCPDSHYPNTERDHCIQKVVTFLAYGDPLGEALACTALCFSLLTVAVLRIFVQYRDTPIVKANNRTLSYILLTSLLLCFLCSLLYIGRPNTATCILRQLAFGIVFTVAISTVLAKTLTVILAFKATTPGRRMRQWLVSGAPNCVIPTCSLIQMTLCGLWLGTSPPFIDRDTHSEPGSIIIECNKGSVTAFYCVLGFLGALALGSFTLAFLARNLPDAFNEAKLLTFSMLVFCSVWVTFLPVYHSSKGKAMVAVEVFSILASSAGLLGCIFAPKCYIIMIRPERNTLMGIRDKTHSAGQ